One genomic window of Solanum dulcamara chromosome 12, daSolDulc1.2, whole genome shotgun sequence includes the following:
- the LOC129876289 gene encoding transcription factor MYB1-like: MNTLCTSLGVRKGSWTEEEDFLLKKCIHKYGEGKWHLVPARAGLNRCRKSCRLRWLNYLRPHIKRGDFEPDEVDLILRLHKLLGNRWALIAGRLPGRTANDVKNYWNTHFQKKLNTVAPPPPPYRQKINNKCGEISKNEIIRPQPRNFSRAKKNISHWCNNKSMITNTLDKDDELCKEIVVNICDKTTGRETTLSSIDDDGVKWWTSLLENCNEIEEEEAITNYEKTPTTLLHKGYNGEGNSMEQGQNDDWDEFSVDIDLWNLLN, translated from the exons ATGAATACTCTGTGTACATCTTTGGGAGTGAGGAAAGGTTCATGGACTGAAGAAGaagattttcttttaaaaaaatgcattCACAAGTATGGTGAAGGAAAGTGGCATCTTGTCCCTGCTAGAGCTG GTCTGAATAGATGTCGGAAGAGTTGTCGATTGAGGTGGCTCAATTATCTAAGGCCACATATAAAGAGAGGTGACTTTGAGCCAGATGAAGTGGATCTCATTTTGAGGCTTCATAAGCTCTTAGGCAACAG GTGGGCACTTATTGCTGGTAGACTTCCGGGAAGGACAGCGAACGATGTGAAGAACTATTGGAACACTCACTTTCAAAAGAAGTTAAATACTGttgctcctcctcctcctccttatCGTCAAAAGATTAATAATAAATGCGGAGAAAttagtaagaatgaaataatAAGACCTCAACCTCGGAACTTCTCAAGAGCTAAGAAGAATATTTCTCATTGGTGCAACAACAAAAGTATGATCACAAACACATTAGACAAAGACGACGAACTCTGCAAAGAAATAGTAGTAAATATTTGTGACAAGACAACAGGCCGAGAAACAACGTTGTCGTCTATAGACGACGATGGAGTTAAATGGTGGACAAGTTTACTGGAAAATTGCaatgaaattgaagaagaagaagctatAACTAATTATGAAAAAACACCAACAACGTTGTTGCACAAGGGATACAATGGTGAAGGCAACTCCATGGAACAAGGACAAAATGATGATTGGGATGAATTTTCGGTTGATATTGACTTATGGAATCTACTTAATTAA